From a single Nicotiana tomentosiformis chromosome 2, ASM39032v3, whole genome shotgun sequence genomic region:
- the LOC104091837 gene encoding uncharacterized protein isoform X1, which translates to MRRLWNNWRGSLHMIVKSKPLRDVLKDVPEGVDKSDWEWLVKEHFLSEKFKKKSTRNSMNRSKLIMPHRTGSKPIREIIYELGGKDGNPPDMATVFFETHKKDDKLAEPETNEKYVCLLINFILPLPLTKSIALSQSL; encoded by the exons ATGAGAAGGTTATGGAACAATTGGAGAGGATCATTGCACATGATTGTGAAATCTAAGCCATTGCGCGACGTTCTAAAGGATGTGCCAGAGGGGGTCGATAAGAGTGATTGGGAATGGTTGGTCAAGGAGCACTTCTTATCTGAAAAGTTTAAG AAAAAAAGTACAAGAAACTCAATGAATAGGTCTAAGTTGATTATGCCTCATCGTACTGGCAGCAAGCCTATCAGAGAGATTATTTATGAACTG GGAGGCAAAGATGGTAATCCACCAGATATGGCAACTGTTTTCTTTGAAACTCATAAGAAGGACGATAAACTTGCCGAACCTGAAACCAATGAAAAATATGTATGtttattgataaattttattttaccCCTTCCTTTGACTAAAAGCATTGCATTATCTCAAAGCTTATAA
- the LOC104091837 gene encoding uncharacterized protein isoform X2, whose amino-acid sequence MIVKSKPLRDVLKDVPEGVDKSDWEWLVKEHFLSEKFKKKSTRNSMNRSKLIMPHRTGSKPIREIIYELGGKDGNPPDMATVFFETHKKDDKLAEPETNEKYVCLLINFILPLPLTKSIALSQSL is encoded by the exons ATGATTGTGAAATCTAAGCCATTGCGCGACGTTCTAAAGGATGTGCCAGAGGGGGTCGATAAGAGTGATTGGGAATGGTTGGTCAAGGAGCACTTCTTATCTGAAAAGTTTAAG AAAAAAAGTACAAGAAACTCAATGAATAGGTCTAAGTTGATTATGCCTCATCGTACTGGCAGCAAGCCTATCAGAGAGATTATTTATGAACTG GGAGGCAAAGATGGTAATCCACCAGATATGGCAACTGTTTTCTTTGAAACTCATAAGAAGGACGATAAACTTGCCGAACCTGAAACCAATGAAAAATATGTATGtttattgataaattttattttaccCCTTCCTTTGACTAAAAGCATTGCATTATCTCAAAGCTTATAA